A DNA window from Streptomyces sp. CA-278952 contains the following coding sequences:
- a CDS encoding alpha/beta hydrolase, whose product MTKRAGILVAVGATVAGLLTAAPAPAAATVASTPPAPKPKWTDCPTDSYPTLQCAKVKAPLDHRRPSGRQITLALSRVPHTAKTFQGPLLVNPGGPGGSGLSMAGFVASSLPEKVAAQYDVIGFDPRGVGRSTPALNCLPGHFDPVRPGTVPDSARSERINRDRAESFARACGEKHGDVLPYMDTVSAAKDLDVIRRALGSRQINYFGYSYGTYLGAVYAKLFPERVRRLVLDSVVDPDDVWYEGNLGQNHAFDDRHKAFAAWVARHDSAYGLGSDPAGVEAAWYRMRADVAREPAGGMVGASELEDTFLPGGYYNGYWPYLAEAFAAYVKRQDAEALVEVYENFGAVDASGDNGYSVYAAVQCRDAGWPEHWSTWRNDSRRIHKKAPFMTWNNTWYNAPCASWPVAPLEPVRVNNRQLPPALILQATDDAATPYGGAVSMHRKLEGSSLVVEEGGGNHGITLSGNDCLDEHLAAYLTDGTIPRGRGEADAVCPALPDPKPLPAEKAAAQSVDNSRGSRLHGLLGFRR is encoded by the coding sequence GGCGCGACCGTCGCCGGTCTGCTGACCGCCGCGCCCGCGCCGGCCGCCGCCACCGTGGCGAGCACGCCGCCCGCTCCGAAGCCGAAGTGGACGGACTGTCCCACCGACAGCTATCCGACGCTCCAGTGCGCGAAGGTCAAGGCCCCGCTGGACCACCGTCGCCCGTCGGGCCGTCAGATCACGCTCGCCCTGTCCCGCGTCCCGCACACCGCGAAGACCTTCCAGGGCCCGCTGCTGGTCAACCCGGGCGGCCCCGGCGGCAGCGGTCTGTCGATGGCCGGGTTCGTGGCGTCCTCGCTGCCGGAGAAGGTCGCCGCGCAGTACGACGTGATCGGCTTCGACCCGCGCGGCGTCGGCAGGAGCACCCCGGCCCTGAACTGCCTGCCCGGGCACTTCGATCCGGTGCGGCCCGGCACGGTGCCGGACTCCGCCCGCTCGGAGCGGATCAACCGCGACCGGGCGGAGTCCTTCGCCCGGGCCTGCGGCGAGAAGCACGGCGACGTGCTGCCGTACATGGACACGGTCAGCGCCGCCAAGGACCTCGACGTGATCCGCCGGGCGCTGGGCTCCCGGCAGATCAACTACTTCGGCTACTCCTACGGCACCTACCTGGGCGCGGTCTACGCCAAGCTGTTCCCGGAGCGCGTGCGCCGCCTGGTCCTGGACTCGGTCGTCGACCCGGACGACGTCTGGTACGAGGGCAACCTCGGCCAGAACCACGCCTTCGACGACCGCCACAAGGCCTTCGCCGCCTGGGTCGCGAGACACGACTCCGCGTACGGCCTGGGCAGCGACCCGGCGGGCGTCGAGGCCGCCTGGTACCGGATGCGGGCGGACGTGGCGCGGGAGCCGGCGGGCGGCATGGTGGGCGCGAGCGAGCTGGAGGACACCTTCCTCCCCGGCGGGTACTACAACGGCTACTGGCCCTACCTCGCCGAGGCGTTCGCCGCGTACGTGAAGCGGCAGGACGCCGAGGCGCTGGTCGAGGTGTACGAGAACTTCGGCGCGGTCGACGCGAGCGGCGACAACGGCTACTCGGTCTACGCTGCCGTCCAGTGCCGCGACGCCGGCTGGCCCGAGCACTGGAGCACCTGGCGCAACGACAGCCGCCGGATCCACAAGAAGGCGCCGTTCATGACCTGGAACAACACCTGGTACAACGCGCCGTGCGCGAGCTGGCCGGTGGCGCCGCTGGAGCCGGTCCGGGTGAACAACCGTCAGCTGCCCCCGGCGCTCATCCTCCAGGCCACGGACGACGCGGCGACCCCGTACGGCGGCGCGGTCAGCATGCACCGCAAGCTCGAGGGCTCCAGCCTCGTCGTGGAGGAGGGCGGCGGCAACCACGGCATCACGCTGAGCGGCAACGACTGCCTGGACGAACACCTGGCGGCCTATCTGACCGACGGGACGATCCCGCGCGGCCGGGGCGAGGCGGACGCGGTCTGCCCCGCCCTCCCGGACCCGAAGCCGCTGCCCGCCGAGAAGGCGGCGGCCCAGTCGGTGGACAACAGCAGGGGCAGCCGCCTGCACGGCCTGCTCGGCTTCCGCCGCTGA
- a CDS encoding adenylosuccinate lyase, translating into MDEEFRSLMDRLVPEAAGSPQYARLVAAEDPEELARVLVEPHRPLWAREIAAFRLGCAGDRRAFETLVLLLNHRDPERCVSAAHALARLDDPRTPRAAAALATNALRTAYALHPVRLLADLRAPESVPALVATLQRLLAPGDPHWRVALACVEGLGHLADEQARPVLTAALPHPRLGTAAAQALRRLPGE; encoded by the coding sequence ATGGATGAGGAGTTCCGTTCACTCATGGACCGGCTGGTACCCGAGGCGGCCGGGTCGCCGCAGTACGCCCGGCTCGTCGCCGCCGAGGACCCCGAGGAGCTGGCCCGGGTCCTCGTGGAGCCGCACCGCCCTCTCTGGGCCCGCGAGATAGCCGCCTTCCGGCTCGGCTGCGCGGGCGACCGGCGGGCCTTCGAGACGCTCGTGCTCCTGCTCAACCACCGCGACCCCGAACGCTGCGTCTCCGCCGCCCACGCGCTGGCCCGGCTGGACGACCCCCGCACCCCGAGGGCGGCCGCCGCCCTCGCCACCAACGCCCTGCGCACCGCCTACGCCCTGCACCCCGTGCGCCTGCTGGCCGACCTGCGGGCCCCCGAGTCGGTCCCCGCCCTGGTCGCCACCCTCCAGCGCCTGCTGGCCCCCGGCGATCCGCACTGGCGCGTCGCCCTCGCCTGCGTCGAGGGCCTCGGTCACCTCGCCGACGAACAGGCCCGCCCGGTCCTCACGGCGGCCCTGCCGCACCCGCGCCTCGGCACGGCCGCCGCCCAGGCGCTCAGGCGGCTGCCGGGGGAGTGA
- a CDS encoding 3-hydroxyacyl-CoA dehydrogenase family protein has translation MDTSLSTIAVVGLGTMGTGIAEVLALAGREVIGIDISEAAALGAVAALEASTARAVGRGRITERERTDALARFRTSDELGTAAGAELVIEVVPETYEIKQQVFRELDAIVSPTAILATGTNALSVTRLAAESQHPERVLGLHFFNPAPAMKLVEVVSSVLTAPPAVEAVTALARELGKEPVAVGDRPGFVADGLLFGYLNQAAAMYEANYASREDIDAAMKLGCGLPMGPLALLDLIGIDTARTVLEAMYAESHDRLHAPAPVLGQLGSAGLTGRKAGRGFYTYDAPGGQAVVPDALTPAADAVSGAGREVASVGVAGSGTMASGIAEVFAKAGYDVVLAARSQEKADVARGRIAKSLERSVTKGRLTAEARDETLARITAAGSLDAFAEVDLAVEAVAEDLEIKRQLFAALDKVCRPGTVLATTTSSLPVVAIARATARPEDVIGMHFFNPAPAMKLVEVVRTVLTADDVHATVRAVCAKIRKHPVDCGDRAGFIVNALLFPYLNNAIKMVEQHYASLDDIDAAMRLGGGYPMGPFELLDVVGLDVSLAIEKVLHKEFRDPGLAPAPLLEHLVAAGCLGRKTGRGFREYARR, from the coding sequence ATGGACACCTCTCTCTCCACCATCGCCGTCGTCGGCCTCGGCACCATGGGCACCGGCATCGCCGAGGTCCTGGCCCTGGCGGGCCGCGAGGTCATCGGCATCGACATCAGTGAGGCGGCCGCCCTGGGGGCCGTCGCCGCCCTCGAAGCGTCCACCGCGCGGGCCGTGGGCCGTGGCCGGATCACCGAGCGGGAGCGGACCGACGCGCTGGCCCGGTTCCGTACGTCCGACGAACTCGGCACCGCCGCCGGCGCCGAGCTGGTCATCGAGGTGGTGCCCGAGACGTACGAGATCAAGCAGCAGGTGTTCCGGGAGCTCGACGCGATCGTCTCCCCCACCGCGATCCTCGCCACCGGCACCAACGCCCTGTCGGTGACCCGGCTGGCCGCCGAGTCCCAGCACCCCGAGCGCGTCCTCGGCCTGCACTTCTTCAACCCGGCGCCCGCGATGAAACTGGTCGAGGTGGTCTCCTCGGTGCTGACCGCGCCGCCGGCCGTCGAGGCCGTCACCGCGCTGGCCCGGGAGCTGGGCAAGGAACCCGTCGCGGTCGGCGACCGGCCCGGGTTCGTCGCGGACGGGCTGCTCTTCGGCTACCTCAACCAGGCCGCCGCGATGTACGAGGCGAACTACGCCTCCCGCGAGGACATCGACGCCGCGATGAAGCTGGGGTGCGGGCTGCCGATGGGGCCCCTCGCCCTGCTGGACCTGATCGGCATCGACACCGCCCGCACCGTCCTGGAAGCCATGTACGCCGAGTCCCACGACCGGCTGCACGCCCCGGCCCCCGTCCTCGGCCAGCTCGGCAGCGCGGGCCTGACCGGCCGCAAGGCCGGGCGCGGCTTCTACACGTACGACGCCCCGGGCGGCCAGGCCGTGGTGCCCGACGCGCTGACCCCGGCGGCGGACGCCGTCTCCGGAGCCGGGCGCGAGGTGGCGTCCGTCGGCGTCGCGGGCTCCGGGACGATGGCCTCCGGAATCGCGGAGGTCTTCGCGAAGGCCGGATACGACGTGGTGCTGGCCGCCAGGTCACAGGAGAAGGCCGACGTCGCCAGGGGCCGGATCGCGAAGTCGCTGGAGCGTTCGGTGACCAAGGGGCGGCTCACCGCCGAGGCCCGGGACGAGACGCTGGCGCGGATCACGGCCGCCGGTTCGCTGGACGCGTTCGCCGAGGTCGACCTCGCCGTCGAGGCGGTCGCCGAGGACCTGGAGATCAAGCGGCAGCTGTTCGCCGCGCTGGACAAGGTCTGCCGGCCGGGCACGGTACTCGCCACCACCACCTCCTCGCTGCCGGTCGTCGCCATCGCCCGGGCGACCGCGCGCCCCGAGGACGTGATCGGGATGCACTTCTTCAACCCGGCGCCCGCGATGAAGCTGGTCGAGGTGGTCCGCACCGTCCTGACCGCCGACGACGTGCACGCCACGGTCCGCGCGGTGTGCGCGAAGATCCGCAAGCACCCGGTGGACTGCGGGGACCGGGCCGGATTCATCGTGAACGCGCTGCTGTTCCCGTACCTCAACAACGCGATCAAGATGGTCGAGCAGCACTACGCCTCGCTGGACGACATCGACGCGGCGATGAGACTCGGCGGCGGCTACCCGATGGGCCCGTTCGAACTGCTCGACGTGGTCGGCCTGGACGTCTCGCTGGCCATCGAGAAGGTGCTGCACAAGGAGTTCCGCGACCCGGGCCTGGCCCCCGCGCCGCTGCTGGAGCACCTGGTCGCCGCGGGGTGCCTCGGCCGCAAGACGGGGCGCGGCTTCCGCGAATATGCCCGTCGCTGA
- a CDS encoding TetR family transcriptional regulator, with protein sequence MSQPAKSPRATAATDVPETTTAGTRAAAQRLKMRRELAAAAMELFATKGYEATTVDEIAGAAGVARRTFFRHFRSKEEAIFPDHDDTLVRAEAVLNAAPAHEHPLDTVCRGIKEVMKMYAAKPAVSVARYKLTREVPTLREAEIASVARYERLFTRYLLGHFDERDHHVGNDDPLLAEVAASAVVTAHNHVLRRWLRAGGQGDVEAQLDRAFAIVRDTFGTGIGAGRTAGAEPERAPAATVAADGEVLVAVARTDAPLDEVMRTIQQALKDR encoded by the coding sequence ATGTCCCAGCCCGCCAAGTCACCCCGTGCCACCGCCGCGACCGACGTCCCGGAGACCACCACCGCGGGGACGCGCGCCGCCGCCCAACGGCTCAAGATGCGCCGCGAACTGGCCGCCGCCGCGATGGAGCTCTTCGCCACGAAGGGCTACGAGGCGACGACCGTCGACGAGATCGCGGGTGCCGCGGGTGTCGCCCGACGGACCTTTTTCCGCCACTTCCGCTCCAAGGAAGAGGCCATCTTCCCGGACCACGACGACACCCTCGTCAGGGCCGAGGCCGTCCTCAACGCCGCCCCCGCGCACGAGCACCCGCTCGACACCGTCTGCCGGGGCATCAAAGAGGTCATGAAGATGTACGCGGCCAAGCCCGCCGTCTCCGTGGCCCGCTACAAACTGACCCGTGAGGTGCCGACCCTCAGGGAGGCCGAGATCGCGTCGGTGGCCCGCTACGAGCGGCTGTTCACCCGCTATCTCCTGGGCCACTTCGACGAGCGCGACCACCATGTGGGCAACGACGACCCGCTGCTCGCGGAGGTCGCCGCGTCCGCCGTGGTCACCGCGCACAACCATGTGCTGCGCCGCTGGCTGCGGGCGGGGGGCCAGGGTGACGTGGAGGCCCAGCTCGACCGTGCCTTCGCCATCGTGCGCGACACCTTCGGCACGGGCATCGGAGCGGGCCGGACCGCCGGGGCCGAGCCCGAGCGCGCCCCGGCCGCGACGGTGGCCGCGGACGGCGAGGTGCTCGTCGCGGTGGCGCGTACCGACGCCCCCCTCGACGAGGTCATGCGGACGATCCAGCAGGCGCTCAAGGACCGCTGA
- a CDS encoding restriction endonuclease — translation MGIPVRRRNDRQGGAPFDLRRTAFGFALLALVLAGGGLALRAAWRSAGRHPAVAVLLAVLVLVVAFVVLRRRRRARRVAETVTDAAYGIVDAGLAELDAAEEARAEAREEARARDRAAPPEAAEPVDHAELDPYAFEEAVAALCRRDGCADAEVVGGAGDLGADVLATTPDGRRLVVQCKRYGPGNRAGSQELQRFGGTCYAVHEADVALVVSTGGFTEPALDYAEQCAILCYGPEELAAWNEGAAPPPWEAAVAVAAEQDARLSGP, via the coding sequence ATGGGGATACCGGTACGCAGACGGAACGACCGGCAGGGGGGTGCTCCCTTCGACCTCCGGCGCACCGCGTTCGGCTTCGCCCTGCTCGCCCTGGTCCTCGCGGGCGGGGGGCTGGCCCTGCGGGCGGCCTGGCGGAGCGCCGGCCGCCACCCGGCCGTCGCCGTGCTCCTGGCCGTCCTGGTCCTCGTCGTGGCCTTCGTGGTGCTGCGCCGCCGTCGTCGGGCGCGGCGGGTCGCGGAGACCGTCACGGATGCCGCGTACGGGATCGTCGACGCGGGTCTGGCGGAGCTGGACGCCGCGGAGGAGGCCCGCGCGGAAGCCCGCGAAGAGGCCCGGGCCCGGGATCGCGCGGCGCCCCCGGAGGCCGCCGAGCCGGTCGACCACGCGGAGCTGGACCCGTACGCCTTCGAGGAGGCCGTGGCCGCGCTCTGCCGACGCGACGGCTGCGCGGACGCCGAAGTGGTGGGCGGCGCGGGCGACCTCGGCGCCGATGTCCTGGCCACCACCCCGGACGGCCGCCGCCTGGTCGTCCAGTGCAAGCGCTACGGGCCGGGGAACCGGGCCGGCTCCCAGGAGCTCCAGCGCTTCGGCGGCACCTGCTACGCGGTGCACGAGGCGGACGTCGCCCTCGTCGTGTCCACCGGAGGCTTCACCGAACCCGCGCTCGACTACGCGGAGCAGTGCGCCATCCTCTGTTACGGCCCCGAGGAACTGGCCGCCTGGAACGAGGGCGCCGCGCCGCCGCCCTGGGAGGCGGCGGTGGCGGTCGCCGCCGAGCAGGACGCCCGGCTCAGCGGTCCTTGA
- a CDS encoding GNAT family N-acetyltransferase has protein sequence MRPMETRDLFDRQMREHARPDGPGVRVERAGPLVRQVGGPDDWNGIVWSDPELDAAGADAAIRAQIGHYAALGHGEFEWKLYSHDRPADLGDRLRAAGFVPDPPETLLVAPAEALTALPGAGLPEGVTLRPVTDAAGAELMALAHERAFGTDAGRLRHQVLTRLERAPDDFVALVAMAGGEPVSSARMELYPGTLFAGLWGGGTVAEWRGRGLYRALVAHRAAVAAERGYRHLQVDATDMSAPILVRLGFTALGTTTPYVYRPAG, from the coding sequence ATGCGCCCCATGGAGACACGTGACCTGTTCGACCGCCAGATGCGCGAGCACGCCCGCCCGGACGGGCCCGGCGTACGCGTGGAGCGCGCCGGGCCCCTGGTGCGCCAGGTCGGCGGCCCGGACGACTGGAACGGGATCGTCTGGTCGGACCCGGAGCTGGACGCCGCGGGGGCCGACGCGGCGATCAGGGCGCAGATCGGGCACTACGCCGCGCTCGGCCACGGGGAGTTCGAGTGGAAGCTCTACTCCCATGACCGGCCGGCCGACCTGGGCGACCGGCTGCGGGCGGCCGGATTCGTACCGGACCCGCCGGAAACCCTGCTGGTGGCCCCCGCCGAGGCGCTGACCGCCCTGCCCGGGGCGGGGCTGCCCGAGGGCGTCACCCTGCGCCCCGTGACCGACGCGGCCGGGGCCGAGCTGATGGCGCTGGCCCACGAGCGGGCGTTCGGCACGGACGCGGGCCGGCTGCGGCACCAGGTGCTGACGCGGCTGGAGCGGGCTCCGGACGACTTCGTGGCCCTGGTGGCGATGGCCGGCGGGGAGCCGGTCAGTTCGGCCCGTATGGAGCTGTACCCGGGCACGCTTTTTGCCGGGCTCTGGGGCGGCGGAACGGTCGCCGAGTGGCGCGGCAGAGGCCTGTACCGGGCCCTGGTGGCCCATCGGGCCGCCGTGGCCGCCGAGCGCGGCTACCGCCACCTCCAGGTCGACGCCACGGACATGTCGGCCCCGATCCTGGTCCGGCTCGGCTTCACGGCGCTCGGCACGACGACGCCGTATGTGTACCGCCCGGCCGGGTAA
- the ccrA gene encoding crotonyl-CoA carboxylase/reductase translates to MKEILDAIQSEDSTAADFAALSLPDSYRAITVHKDEAEMFAGLETRDKDPRKSIHLDDVPVPELGPGEALVAVMASSVNYNSVWTSIFEPVSTFSFLERYGRLSELTKRHDLPYHVIGSDLAGVVLRTGPGVNAWNPGDEVVAHCLSVELESSDGHNDTMLDPEQRIWGFETNFGGLAEIALVKSNQLMPKPQHLSWEEAASPGLVNSTAYRQLVSRNGAGMKQGDNVLIWGASGGLGSYATQFALAGGANPICVVSSPEKADICRAMGAEAVIDRNAEGYKFWKDEHTQDPKEWKRFGKRIREYTGGEDIDIVFEHPGRETFGASVYVTRKGGTITTCASTSGYMHEYDNRYLWMSLKRIIGSHFANYREAWEANRLIAKGKIHPTLSRVYSLEDTGQAAYDVHRNLHQGKVGVLALAPREGLGVRDQDMREQHIDAINRFRNV, encoded by the coding sequence GTGAAGGAAATCCTGGACGCGATCCAATCCGAGGACAGCACCGCCGCGGACTTCGCGGCCCTGTCCCTCCCCGATTCCTACCGCGCGATCACCGTGCACAAGGACGAGGCGGAGATGTTCGCGGGGCTCGAAACCCGCGACAAGGACCCGCGCAAGTCGATCCACCTGGACGACGTCCCGGTCCCCGAACTCGGCCCCGGCGAGGCCCTCGTCGCCGTGATGGCCAGTTCGGTGAATTACAACTCCGTCTGGACCTCGATCTTCGAGCCGGTGTCGACGTTCAGCTTCCTGGAGCGCTACGGGCGACTCAGCGAACTGACCAAGCGCCATGACCTGCCGTACCACGTCATCGGCTCCGACCTGGCGGGCGTCGTCCTGCGCACCGGGCCCGGCGTGAACGCCTGGAACCCGGGCGACGAGGTCGTCGCGCACTGTCTGTCGGTGGAGCTGGAGTCCTCCGACGGCCACAACGACACGATGCTCGACCCCGAGCAGCGGATCTGGGGCTTCGAGACCAACTTCGGCGGGCTCGCCGAGATCGCGCTCGTCAAGTCCAACCAGCTGATGCCCAAGCCCCAGCACCTCAGCTGGGAGGAGGCCGCCTCCCCGGGCCTGGTCAACTCGACCGCGTACCGGCAGCTCGTCTCGCGCAACGGCGCGGGCATGAAGCAGGGCGACAACGTGCTGATCTGGGGCGCCAGCGGCGGACTCGGCTCCTACGCCACCCAGTTCGCCCTGGCCGGCGGCGCCAACCCGATCTGTGTCGTCTCCAGCCCCGAGAAGGCCGACATCTGCCGGGCCATGGGCGCCGAGGCGGTCATCGACCGCAACGCCGAGGGCTACAAGTTCTGGAAGGACGAGCACACCCAGGACCCCAAGGAGTGGAAGCGCTTCGGCAAGCGCATCCGCGAGTACACCGGCGGCGAGGACATCGACATCGTCTTCGAGCACCCCGGCCGCGAGACCTTCGGCGCCTCGGTCTACGTCACCCGCAAGGGCGGCACCATCACCACCTGCGCCTCCACCTCGGGCTACATGCACGAGTACGACAACCGCTACCTGTGGATGTCCCTCAAGCGGATCATCGGCTCGCACTTCGCCAACTACCGCGAGGCGTGGGAGGCGAACCGGCTGATCGCCAAGGGGAAGATCCACCCGACGCTCTCCAGGGTCTACTCCCTGGAAGACACCGGACAGGCCGCGTACGACGTCCACCGCAACCTGCACCAGGGCAAGGTCGGCGTCCTCGCCCTGGCCCCCCGCGAGGGCCTGGGCGTGCGCGACCAGGACATGCGCGAGCAGCACATCGACGCCATCAACCGCTTCCGCAACGTCTGA
- a CDS encoding protein meaA — protein MNERQKDRPWLMRTYAGHSTAEASNELYRRNLAKGQTGLSVAFDLPTQTGYDPDHLLARGEVGRVGVPVSHLGDMRRLFQDIPLEQMNTSMTINATAMWLLALYQVVAQEQGADPDRLQGTTQNDIVKEYLSRGTHVFPPVPSLRLTTDMITYTVDRIPKWNPINICSYHLQEAGATPVQEIAYAMSTAIAVLDAVRDSGQVPEEKFGDVVARISFFVNAGVRFIEEMCKMRAFGRIWDRVTRERYGIADPKQRRFRYGVQVNSLGLTEAQPENNVQRIVLEMLAVTLSKDARARAVQLPAWNEALGLPRPWDQQWSLRIQQVLAHESDLLEYEDIFAGSHVIEAKVDSLVEESLAEIDRIQQMGGAMAAVESGYLKSELVSSHAARRARIEGGEEKIVGVNIYESTEPSPLTADLDGAIMTVDPENEARVVAALHEWRDNRDETRASEALAALKKAAAGTENMMEATVECARAGVTTGEWSWALRDVFGEFRAPTGVSSAPVAVTAEPGSTLALVREKVTRTAADLDVGRLRLLVGKPGLDGHSNGAEQIAVRARDAGFEVVYQGIRLTPEQITDAAIAEDVHCVGLSILSGSHAELVPDVLHRLRAAGAPDIPVIAGGIIPPADAAALVEAGVAAVFTPKDFGITEIIGRIVDEIRKANQLDPLEVPA, from the coding sequence ATGAACGAACGTCAGAAGGACCGGCCCTGGCTCATGCGGACGTACGCCGGTCACTCGACCGCCGAGGCGTCCAACGAGCTGTACCGCCGCAACCTCGCCAAGGGCCAGACGGGTCTCTCGGTCGCCTTCGATCTGCCCACGCAGACCGGATACGACCCGGACCACCTTCTCGCCCGCGGCGAGGTGGGCCGTGTCGGCGTTCCCGTCTCGCACCTCGGTGACATGCGGCGGCTGTTCCAGGACATCCCCCTGGAGCAGATGAACACCTCGATGACGATCAACGCGACCGCCATGTGGCTGCTGGCGCTCTACCAGGTGGTCGCCCAGGAGCAGGGGGCCGACCCCGACAGGCTCCAGGGGACCACACAGAACGACATCGTGAAGGAGTACCTCTCGCGCGGGACGCACGTCTTCCCGCCGGTGCCCTCACTGCGGCTGACCACGGACATGATCACGTACACGGTCGACCGCATCCCCAAGTGGAACCCCATCAACATCTGCAGCTACCACCTCCAGGAGGCGGGGGCCACCCCGGTCCAGGAGATCGCGTACGCCATGTCGACCGCCATCGCGGTGCTCGACGCGGTCCGCGACTCGGGCCAGGTGCCCGAGGAGAAGTTCGGGGACGTGGTCGCCCGGATCTCGTTCTTCGTGAACGCGGGCGTCCGCTTCATCGAGGAGATGTGCAAGATGCGTGCCTTCGGCCGCATCTGGGACCGCGTCACCCGCGAGCGGTACGGCATCGCCGACCCCAAGCAGCGCCGATTCCGCTACGGCGTCCAGGTCAACTCCCTCGGGCTGACCGAGGCGCAGCCGGAGAACAACGTCCAGCGCATCGTCCTGGAGATGCTGGCCGTCACCCTCTCCAAGGACGCCCGCGCCCGCGCCGTACAGCTGCCGGCCTGGAACGAGGCGCTGGGGCTCCCCCGGCCCTGGGACCAGCAGTGGTCGCTACGGATCCAGCAGGTGCTGGCGCACGAGAGCGATCTGCTGGAGTACGAGGACATCTTCGCCGGTTCGCACGTCATCGAGGCCAAGGTGGACTCGCTGGTCGAGGAGTCGCTGGCGGAGATCGACCGGATCCAGCAGATGGGCGGCGCGATGGCGGCCGTCGAGTCGGGTTACCTCAAGTCGGAGCTGGTCTCCTCGCACGCGGCACGGCGGGCCCGGATCGAGGGCGGTGAGGAGAAGATCGTCGGCGTCAACATCTACGAGTCCACCGAGCCCAGCCCGCTCACCGCCGACCTCGACGGCGCGATCATGACGGTCGACCCCGAGAACGAGGCCCGGGTCGTGGCCGCCCTGCACGAGTGGCGGGACAACCGCGACGAGACGCGCGCCTCCGAGGCACTGGCCGCGCTGAAGAAGGCCGCAGCCGGCACCGAGAACATGATGGAGGCCACCGTCGAGTGCGCCCGGGCCGGCGTCACCACCGGCGAGTGGTCCTGGGCGCTGCGGGACGTCTTCGGCGAGTTCCGAGCGCCGACCGGGGTCTCCTCGGCCCCGGTGGCGGTCACCGCCGAGCCGGGCAGCACGCTCGCCCTGGTCCGCGAGAAGGTCACCCGCACCGCCGCCGACCTGGACGTGGGGCGGCTGCGGCTGCTGGTCGGCAAGCCGGGCCTGGACGGGCACTCCAACGGGGCCGAGCAGATCGCCGTACGGGCCAGGGACGCCGGGTTCGAGGTCGTCTACCAGGGCATCCGGCTGACCCCCGAGCAGATCACCGACGCGGCGATCGCCGAGGACGTGCACTGTGTGGGGCTCTCCATCCTGTCCGGCTCGCACGCCGAGCTGGTGCCCGACGTCCTGCACCGGCTGCGCGCGGCCGGGGCCCCGGACATCCCGGTGATCGCGGGCGGCATCATCCCGCCGGCCGACGCCGCCGCACTCGTCGAAGCCGGTGTGGCCGCCGTCTTCACCCCGAAGGATTTCGGCATCACCGAGATCATCGGCCGTATCGTCGACGAGATCCGGAAAGCGAACCAGCTCGACCCTCTGGAGGTCCCCGCATGA
- a CDS encoding HpcH/HpaI aldolase/citrate lyase family protein: protein MTTPNPSVNRLRPRRSCLAVPGSNPRFLEKAQGLPADQVFLDLEDACAPLAKEGARHTIVDALNNGDWSGKTRVVRVNDWTTHWTYRDVITVVEGAGPNLDCIMLPKVQDAQQVVALDLLLTQIEKTMGFEAGRIGIEAQIENAKGLVNIDDIAAASPRLETLIFGPADFMASINMKTLVVGQQPPGYPADAYHYILMRILMAARTHDLQAIDGPFLQIRDVDAYREVAGRAAALGFDGKWVLHPGQVDAANEVFSPSQEDYDHAELILDAYDWCTSEEGGKKGSAMLGDEMIDEASRKMALVIAGKGRAAGMRRTSKFEAPEA, encoded by the coding sequence ATGACCACGCCAAACCCGTCCGTCAACCGGCTGCGCCCCCGCCGCTCGTGTCTGGCCGTTCCGGGCTCGAACCCGCGCTTCCTGGAGAAGGCCCAGGGCCTCCCGGCCGACCAGGTCTTCCTGGACCTGGAGGACGCCTGCGCGCCGCTCGCCAAGGAGGGCGCGCGCCACACCATCGTCGACGCGCTGAACAACGGTGACTGGAGCGGCAAGACCCGGGTCGTGCGGGTCAACGACTGGACGACGCACTGGACGTACCGGGATGTCATCACGGTCGTCGAGGGCGCGGGGCCGAACCTCGACTGCATCATGCTGCCGAAGGTCCAGGACGCCCAGCAGGTCGTGGCGCTGGACCTGCTGCTGACCCAGATCGAGAAGACGATGGGCTTCGAGGCCGGGAGGATCGGCATCGAGGCGCAGATCGAGAACGCCAAGGGCCTGGTGAACATCGACGACATCGCCGCCGCCTCGCCCCGCCTGGAGACGCTGATCTTCGGCCCGGCCGACTTCATGGCCTCGATCAACATGAAGACCCTGGTCGTCGGCCAGCAGCCGCCCGGCTACCCGGCGGACGCCTACCACTACATCCTGATGCGCATCCTGATGGCGGCCCGTACGCACGACCTCCAGGCGATCGACGGCCCGTTCCTCCAGATCCGCGACGTGGACGCCTACCGCGAGGTGGCCGGCCGCGCTGCCGCCCTCGGCTTCGACGGCAAGTGGGTGCTGCACCCGGGTCAGGTCGACGCGGCGAACGAGGTGTTCTCGCCCTCGCAGGAGGACTACGACCACGCCGAGCTGATCCTCGACGCCTATGACTGGTGCACCTCCGAGGAGGGCGGCAAGAAGGGCTCCGCGATGCTCGGCGACGAGATGATCGACGAGGCCAGCCGCAAGATGGCGCTCGTCATCGCGGGCAAGGGCCGGGCCGCCGGAATGCGGCGCACCTCCAAGTTCGAAGCCCCGGAGGCCTGA